A stretch of Astyanax mexicanus isolate ESR-SI-001 chromosome 21, AstMex3_surface, whole genome shotgun sequence DNA encodes these proteins:
- the cenpk gene encoding centromere protein K, with protein MDEDVQSSEIPADTSTGSSEEMRAELLDECEEQFGLLQKLQNEIILADPDCSDGESNEAMNRLNAISTELEQWQEMEPKLLSTNPEILLALGKEELQRLNSQLKMVLSCSQAKRDSLKDVLQREQKWLEEKKEVLRAVTERVATLREENEKLSEHSILQDMKRKITRVKDYHGNLIETLSDMLAEHFPLPNQQTVGSRKKRFAVSDSGENLISLSEILEQLTNKTLETPHEPYVIIDDTFWPPYVEMLLRNGIAVRHPEDCNKIRLENFR; from the exons ATGGACGAGGACGTCCAATCCTCTGAGATTCCCGCAGACACCAGCACAGGTTCCTCAGAGGAGATGAGGGCGGAGCTGCTGGATGAATGTGAGGAACAGTTTGGACTATTGCAAAAG CTTCAGAACGAGATCATTTTAGCAGACCCAGACTGCAGTGATGGAGAATCAAACGAG GCCATGAATCGTCTGAATGCTATCAGTACGGAGCTTGAGCAGTGGCAAGAAATGGAACCTAAAT TGCTGTCCACAAACCCTGAAATTCTATTGGCTCTTGGGAAGGAAGAG cTGCAAAGGCTAAACAGTCAGCTGAAGATGGTTCTCTCCTGCTCCCAGGCAAAGCGAGACTCTCTTAAAGATGTTTTACAGAG ggAACAGAAATGgttggaggagaagaaggaggtgTTGAGAGCAGTGACTGAACGAGTCGCTACACTGCGAGAGGAGAATGAGAAGCTATCAGAGCACAG CATCCTACAGGACATGAAGAGAAAAATCACCAGGGTGAAGGATTACCATGGCAACCTCATCGAGACGCTGAGTGACATGCTGGCCGAACATTTTCCTCTGCCTAATCAGCAAACTGTCGGCAGCAGGAAGAAGAGG TTTGCCGTTTCAGATTCTGGGGAAAACTTGATCTCACTGAGTGAAATTCTGGAG CAGTTAACCAACAAAACCCTAGAGACTCCCCACGAGCCCTACGTGATCATCGATGACACCTTCTGGCCGCCGTACGTAGAGATGCTTCTCCGGAACGGCATTGCTGTCAGACACCCTGAAGACTGCAATAAAATCCGATTGGAAAATTTTCGTTAG